The Pseudomonas triclosanedens genome has a window encoding:
- a CDS encoding exonuclease domain-containing protein, which translates to MPHWLVIDLEATTEEGGWPVEEMEIIEIGATLVAEANGRELDHFQRFVRPQRRPLLTSFCRDLTHISQASVDAAAPLSVVWPQFERWLAQHAPRLVGWTSWGDYDRRQLELEWRRQHLESHLARVPHVNLKQRFADARQLKRPVGLITALHLAGLHFQGQQHRALEDARNTARLLPLALSVTS; encoded by the coding sequence ATGCCCCACTGGTTGGTGATCGACCTGGAAGCCACTACCGAGGAAGGTGGCTGGCCAGTCGAAGAAATGGAAATCATCGAGATCGGCGCCACCCTGGTGGCCGAAGCCAACGGCCGCGAGCTGGACCACTTCCAGCGTTTCGTCCGGCCACAGCGACGGCCGCTGCTGACCAGCTTCTGCCGCGACCTTACCCACATCAGCCAGGCCAGCGTCGATGCGGCCGCTCCCTTGAGCGTAGTGTGGCCACAGTTCGAGCGTTGGCTGGCGCAACACGCGCCACGCCTGGTCGGCTGGACCAGTTGGGGTGACTACGACCGCCGGCAACTGGAACTGGAATGGCGTCGCCAGCACCTGGAAAGTCACCTCGCCCGTGTTCCCCACGTCAATCTCAAGCAACGTTTCGCCGATGCCCGCCAACTCAAGCGCCCAGTGGGCCTGATTACCGCACTGCACCTCGCCGGCCTGCACTTCCAGGGACAGCAGCATCGAGCCCTGGAGGACGCCCGCAATACCGCGCGCCTGTTACCTCTCGCCCTGTCGGTCACCAGCTGA
- a CDS encoding YkgJ family cysteine cluster protein, whose amino-acid sequence MQCRIGCGACCIAPSISSPIPGMPDGKPAGVRCIQLDERNLCQLFGDPRRPAVCAAFDADPEACGQSNEQALLILTEWERITAA is encoded by the coding sequence ATGCAGTGCCGTATCGGCTGTGGCGCCTGTTGCATCGCGCCTTCGATTTCCTCGCCCATTCCCGGCATGCCTGATGGCAAGCCGGCTGGCGTCCGCTGCATTCAACTGGATGAGCGGAATCTCTGCCAATTGTTCGGTGACCCGCGGCGGCCCGCCGTATGCGCTGCGTTCGATGCCGATCCCGAGGCCTGTGGCCAGAGCAATGAGCAGGCTCTGCTGATACTCACCGAATGGGAGCGGATCACCGCTGCCTGA
- a CDS encoding START domain-containing protein yields the protein MRGVLRMSLLATAVVSFAGVAMAEDWKLEKEDDGVKVFLSSVPGSKYKAYRGVVDIKADVATINALQEDVNGSCKWIHACGEMRLLKHEGDDTWTYSKIDMPWPVTGRDVVIHVTTEKTADGGLIRHLKAEPTFIPEEKGEIRVPKLVGEWKLVPKGAGVTEVIYQVQTEPGGSIPSWLANSFVVDAPMNTLKGLRSAAEKK from the coding sequence ATGCGTGGTGTATTGCGTATGAGCCTGCTGGCGACTGCCGTGGTGAGCTTTGCTGGCGTTGCGATGGCGGAAGACTGGAAGCTGGAAAAGGAAGATGACGGTGTGAAGGTCTTCCTGAGCAGCGTGCCGGGTTCCAAATACAAGGCTTACCGTGGTGTCGTCGACATCAAGGCAGACGTTGCCACTATCAATGCGCTGCAGGAAGACGTGAACGGCTCCTGCAAGTGGATCCACGCTTGTGGCGAAATGCGCCTGCTCAAGCATGAGGGCGATGACACCTGGACCTACTCGAAGATCGACATGCCCTGGCCGGTGACTGGCCGCGACGTGGTGATTCATGTCACCACCGAGAAGACTGCCGATGGCGGCCTGATCCGTCACCTGAAGGCCGAGCCGACCTTTATTCCGGAAGAGAAGGGCGAAATCCGTGTGCCGAAGCTGGTCGGCGAGTGGAAGCTGGTGCCCAAGGGCGCCGGCGTGACCGAAGTGATCTACCAGGTGCAGACCGAGCCGGGTGGCAGCATCCCGTCCTGGCTGGCCAATAGCTTCGTGGTCGACGCGCCGATGAATACCCTGAAGGGTCTGCGTAGCGCCGCCGAAAAGAAATAA
- a CDS encoding NAD(P)-dependent oxidoreductase has product MAKIAFIGLGVMGYPMAGHLQREGHEVCVFNRTAARAERWVGQFGGRSAATPREAAQWAEFVMCCVGNDDDLRSVVLGEDGALAGMQPGSVLVDHTTASAQVARELAVCASERELGFLDAPVSGGQAGAESGSLTVMVGGDPLIFERAESILATYARMVRLMGPVGSGQLTKMVNQICVGGLLQGLAEALHFARSAGLDGMAAMEVICKGAAQSWQLENRHQSMLEGRFDFGFAVDWMRKDLGIVLDEARRNGAQLPVTALVDQFYAEVQAAGGGRWDTSSLITRLKDGALS; this is encoded by the coding sequence ATGGCGAAGATCGCATTCATCGGTCTGGGCGTGATGGGGTATCCGATGGCGGGCCATCTGCAGCGCGAGGGGCACGAGGTGTGCGTGTTCAACCGTACTGCGGCGCGCGCCGAACGCTGGGTCGGGCAGTTCGGTGGGCGCTCGGCGGCGACGCCCCGCGAGGCTGCGCAGTGGGCGGAGTTCGTGATGTGCTGCGTGGGCAACGACGACGACCTGCGCAGCGTGGTGCTGGGCGAGGATGGCGCGCTGGCGGGCATGCAGCCCGGATCTGTGCTGGTCGACCACACCACGGCGTCGGCCCAGGTGGCGCGTGAGCTGGCGGTGTGTGCATCGGAGCGCGAGCTGGGCTTCCTCGATGCGCCGGTTTCCGGCGGACAGGCCGGTGCGGAGAGCGGCTCGCTGACCGTGATGGTTGGCGGCGATCCGCTGATTTTCGAGCGCGCCGAGTCGATTCTTGCGACCTATGCGCGGATGGTGCGGCTGATGGGGCCGGTGGGTAGCGGCCAGTTGACCAAGATGGTCAATCAGATCTGCGTAGGCGGCCTGCTGCAGGGGCTTGCCGAGGCGCTGCACTTCGCCAGGAGCGCGGGGCTGGACGGGATGGCGGCGATGGAGGTGATCTGCAAGGGCGCGGCGCAGTCCTGGCAACTGGAAAACCGCCATCAGAGCATGCTGGAAGGTCGTTTCGACTTCGGATTTGCTGTGGACTGGATGCGCAAGGACCTGGGCATCGTGCTGGACGAGGCGCGGCGTAATGGCGCGCAATTGCCGGTAACGGCGCTGGTCGACCAGTTCTACGCCGAGGTTCAGGCCGCCGGCGGTGGGCGCTGGGATACGTCGAGCCTGATCACCCGGCTCAAGGACGGTGCGTTGTCCTGA
- a CDS encoding DMT family protein has product MPVWLQTAFLLVLSNLFMTFAWYGHLKTLNSKPWIIAALVSWGIALFEYLLQVPANRIGYTVMSVGQLKIMQEVITLAVFVPFSVYFMQQPLKLDYLWAGLCLLGAVYFIFRA; this is encoded by the coding sequence ATGCCGGTCTGGCTGCAAACCGCCTTCCTCCTGGTGCTTTCCAACCTGTTCATGACCTTCGCCTGGTATGGCCACCTTAAGACGCTGAACAGCAAGCCGTGGATCATCGCGGCGTTGGTCAGTTGGGGGATCGCGCTCTTCGAGTACCTTCTGCAGGTTCCAGCCAACCGTATCGGCTACACGGTCATGTCGGTGGGGCAACTGAAGATCATGCAGGAAGTGATCACGCTGGCGGTTTTCGTGCCGTTCAGCGTCTACTTCATGCAGCAACCGCTAAAACTCGACTACCTCTGGGCCGGCCTGTGCCTGCTCGGCGCCGTGTACTTCATCTTCCGCGCCTGA
- the sdhD gene encoding succinate dehydrogenase, hydrophobic membrane anchor protein → MVTNVTNLSRSGLYDWMVQRVSAVVLAAYVLFLLGFLIAHPGITYAEWHGLFSHSLMKIFSLLTLVSLSVHAWVGMWTITTDYLTPMALGKSATVVRFLVQAVCGMAMFAFFVWGVQILWGN, encoded by the coding sequence ATGGTAACTAACGTCACTAACTTGTCGCGTTCGGGCCTCTATGACTGGATGGTTCAGCGCGTCTCCGCGGTCGTTCTCGCGGCTTATGTTCTCTTCCTGCTGGGTTTCCTGATCGCTCATCCGGGTATTACCTACGCGGAGTGGCATGGTCTGTTCTCCCACAGCCTGATGAAGATCTTCAGCCTGTTGACGCTGGTTTCCCTGAGCGTGCACGCCTGGGTCGGTATGTGGACCATCACGACCGACTACCTGACTCCGATGGCGCTGGGCAAGTCCGCGACCGTCGTGCGTTTCCTCGTCCAGGCAGTATGCGGCATGGCCATGTTCGCATTCTTCGTCTGGGGTGTGCAGATTCTCTGGGGTAACTGA
- the sdhC gene encoding succinate dehydrogenase, cytochrome b556 subunit, with protein sequence MKKAVNSKRPVNLDLRTIQLPITAYTSILHRISGVILFVGIAVLLFALDRSLASEESFEQVKACLANPLVKLVIWGLLSALLYHLVAGIRHLIMDAGIGETLEGGKRGSKIVIAVAVVLIVLAGVWVW encoded by the coding sequence GTGAAAAAAGCCGTGAATAGCAAACGACCCGTAAACCTAGACCTAAGGACCATTCAACTCCCTATCACTGCTTACACGTCGATTCTCCACCGTATCTCTGGCGTCATTCTGTTCGTGGGCATCGCAGTGCTGCTGTTCGCACTGGACCGTTCCCTCGCTTCGGAAGAGAGCTTCGAGCAGGTGAAGGCGTGTCTGGCCAATCCGTTGGTCAAGCTTGTGATCTGGGGCCTGCTGTCTGCGCTGCTGTACCACCTGGTAGCCGGTATTCGTCACCTCATCATGGATGCAGGTATCGGCGAAACACTGGAAGGCGGTAAGCGTGGTTCGAAAATCGTCATCGCTGTCGCAGTGGTGCTGATCGTTCTGGCGGGGGTATGGGTATGGTAA
- the gltA gene encoding citrate synthase, with product MADKKAQLIIEGAAPVELPVLSGTLGPDVVDVRGLTSTGHFTFDPGFMSTASCESKITYIDGDKGVLLHRGYPIEQLAEKSDYLETCYLLLNGELPTAEQKEKFVGTIKNHTMVHEQLKTFFNGFRRDAHPMAVMCGVIGALSAFYHDSLDINNPKHREVSAHRLIAKMPTIAAMVYKYSKGEPMMYPRNDLNYAENFLHMMFNTPCETKPISPVLAKAMDRIFILHADHEQNASTSTVRLAGSSGANPFACIASGIAALWGPAHGGANEAVLRMLDEIGDVSNIEKFVAKAKDKNDPFKLMGFGHRVYKNFDPRAKVMKQTCDEVLQELGINDPQLELAMKLEEIARHDPYFVERNLYPNVDFYSGIILKAIGIPTSMFTVIFALARTVGWISHWQEMLSGPYKIGRPRQLYTGSAERNFVSLKDRK from the coding sequence ATGGCTGACAAAAAAGCGCAGTTGATCATCGAGGGCGCAGCCCCCGTCGAACTGCCTGTCCTCTCCGGCACGCTGGGTCCCGACGTTGTCGATGTTCGCGGCCTGACCTCCACCGGCCACTTCACCTTCGACCCCGGCTTCATGTCCACCGCCTCCTGCGAGTCGAAGATCACCTACATCGATGGTGACAAGGGCGTTCTGCTGCACCGCGGCTACCCGATCGAACAGCTGGCCGAGAAGTCCGACTACCTGGAAACCTGCTACCTGCTGCTCAACGGCGAGCTGCCTACCGCCGAGCAGAAGGAAAAGTTCGTCGGCACCATCAAGAACCACACGATGGTTCACGAACAACTGAAGACATTCTTCAACGGCTTCCGCCGCGATGCGCACCCGATGGCCGTGATGTGCGGCGTGATCGGTGCCCTCTCCGCCTTCTACCACGACTCCCTGGACATCAATAATCCGAAGCACCGGGAAGTCTCCGCGCATCGCCTGATAGCCAAGATGCCGACCATCGCCGCAATGGTGTACAAGTACTCCAAGGGCGAGCCGATGATGTATCCGCGTAACGACCTGAACTACGCGGAAAACTTCCTGCACATGATGTTCAACACTCCTTGCGAGACCAAGCCGATCAGCCCCGTGCTGGCCAAGGCGATGGATCGCATCTTCATTCTGCACGCCGATCACGAGCAGAACGCATCCACCTCCACCGTGCGCCTGGCGGGCTCCTCCGGCGCCAACCCGTTCGCCTGTATCGCCTCGGGCATCGCCGCCCTGTGGGGACCGGCTCACGGCGGTGCGAACGAAGCTGTTCTGCGCATGCTGGACGAAATCGGTGACGTTTCGAACATCGAGAAGTTCGTGGCCAAGGCCAAGGACAAGAACGATCCGTTCAAGCTCATGGGCTTCGGCCACCGCGTGTACAAGAACTTCGACCCGCGCGCCAAGGTCATGAAGCAGACCTGCGACGAGGTTCTTCAGGAGCTGGGTATCAATGACCCGCAACTGGAACTGGCCATGAAGCTGGAAGAGATCGCTCGCCACGACCCGTACTTCGTGGAGCGCAACCTCTACCCGAACGTGGACTTCTACTCCGGCATCATCCTGAAGGCAATCGGCATTCCGACCAGCATGTTCACAGTGATCTTTGCCCTGGCGCGTACCGTCGGCTGGATCTCGCACTGGCAGGAAATGCTCTCCGGTCCGTACAAGATCGGCCGCCCGCGCCAGCTGTACACCGGCAGCGCAGAGCGCAACTTCGTATCCCTCAAGGATCGCAAGTAA